GGTGGTATGATCACTAGGCCTATCATCAATGATAGAATTAGGATAGGATTAGGGCTTAATTTGTTTTACCGTGATAAAAGCGAGTCACTGCTTGATGGAATTTATTATTATGGAAGAGGTTATCCTTTGCACAGATTAGATGAAACGGCTATTCAAAGACATCTCGCATTTGAATTTCCTATTAATTTTCAATATTTATTAAGTTCCAGTAGCTCCATTGCGGCTGGCTTTATGGTAAGACAGTGGGCAACGAATAAAAACGTAGATTTATTATCGTCACAAATGGAATATGGTATTATAGCAGGATTTAAGCAAAATCTTGTCATGGGAATGAGTATAGGCCTTGACGTATTTACGGGTTTTGATTTTTACAACGCTTTACTTGTAACGCCAAGTAGAGATGGTAGAATAGGGATTAACAACCATTCAATATTATTAATCGCTGGCTATGATTTTTAAGTCAGAATATTTACTTCAAGTAGATGCCTGATAATCAACTGCCTCCATATTCCCACCTTCATCAATGAAATGCGTTTCCTTGCCAGGAACGATATCAGTATTTTGAGCTGAGGCACAGCTCCATTTGCCATCCTCGCTTTGGTGTAACACAAATGTAAAAATGGTATTTCTAGCTTTTGCTTTTTTATCTTCAATATCTGTTTGGCCTTCTAAATGAATCCGGGCATTTACTACTGCTATTTTATCAGATAGATATTTGACTTTCAGCTTTCTTAAAGATAATGCTGAACCTTTAAAAATGACTATCAAGCCGTAATCATGAGCTTTAAATATAAATTCTCTATCGTGCCACCATAATCCGGTCACATTGATAAACTCTGCATCTTCATCAAAAATGGAAGCTAGCATTTTGGCATCTTTTAGATTCCAGGCTTTGACGAATGTTTTGGGGATTTCTTCGGGTTCAAATATTCTTATTTTAGATGAATTGGCCATGTAGGTTAGCGAGCCTTCTCTTTAATAGAACTAAACCGGCAGGAAACAAAAATAGCCACTCGAGGAATGGCTATTTTAATTAATTTCTACTTTTTCTAATTACTCACTAATTGCTTCTTCAGGATTTTCCACCTCTTCATCTACTTCAACGCTGTCGACCTCTTCTATGGGTTCATCTATTAATTCATCACCCTGAGTTTGAAGCTTATTAAGTTCGTTTTTTAAATCCACCATAAACTGAGAGGAAATAAATGACTCATTTTCTATAATTTCTTGAATGGCATTACTTCTTTTCTCTTCATCTTCTATTTCAAAAGCTTTTTGAGCATAGACTGCCACTGCAATGTCTACTTCATTGTCTGATAAATCAGTCCGTTTTACCCAACCGGACCAAAACCAGGTTTCACCTTGGCTTTTGCCTTTTACCTCAACCCACTCATCACGTGTGTCAATTAAAGCCATCACATCCATTGGTTTGAAACTATTATCAGTTTTAGTCAATAGATCTGGACGTTTGTATACTTGAACATCTTTTAAAGCAGTAACAGCAGTTCCTTCCTCAACAAAATCACTCACAACCCAGCCTTGCTTATCATCACCTAATCTTATTTCGACATATTCTCTGTTCTTCTCAGAGGAGTCTACAGCAGTATGTCCAGTGAGCTTTATTTTTTCTCCCAGACTGATGGAAGATACCCATTTACCTTCTGAATTAGGTTCCTCACGAACAGAAATCCCATCCCAAATGCTGACTGCATCGACCATCTCTACTGGTTTTTCTTCTTGAACTGTAGTTTCTTCTGTGTTTTTTGTTTCATTTCCTGAGCAAGACATCAATCCCATTGTTAATATTGCGCAAGCAAAAACATAGTAGTGGTTTTTCATTTTTTTGTAATATTTTGGTTTTTAAAAATTAGAACTAATGTAATTGATTTTTAAAGGCTATGAAAAAAAACGAATGAATAATTTTGAGCGGATTTGATTGCTAGGAAGTAGACACAGGTCTAGATTATAGTTACTAAATTAAGCCTGCGAAGAAGGGCTCACAGGCTTAATAAATTAGATTTTGCTTTCCGCAAGTGGATAAACTAACTCAACAAATGCCAGACCCTTTATAAAGCCTGACCATTATCCTCACAAAAAGGGGAGTTTGGATATTGATCACAGAAATTGTTACATCCACCATAGCTACCGTTTGCAGTACCACTTAAAGTATAGCTATTGTTGCAATTATCAGTAACAGTGAAGGATAAATAAGTTTGACCAGAAAAGGAACTTGTTTTGATGTAAATATACTCTCCGGCCTGTCTGGTTATAGTAGCACCACTAATTTGCCAGCTATAGGGTGCATTTCCACCACTAACCTGTAATTCAAGATTTGTAGCTGGGCAAGTTCTGTTATTAGAATCCCAGTTTGGACTTAATACAGTAATATCAGGATTACTTTGGCAGCTTGGTGAAAAATTGAAATCGGATTTGCTCGTTTTGTCAAATTCATTTCCCAAATCGCAAGAAGCAAAAGTGACGGTTAGAAAAAAAGCAAATGCAAAATTTTTGAATAGGGACTTCATAAGGTTTTAAATTTTGGTTAAACATAAAATAAACTTAATTAAATTTATTAAAGATAACAACTAATAAATTAAGAATAATAAGTTCTTTGGAGAATTTAAGGGCTCTTGGAGATGGTAAGTATTCAACAAAAAAGCCGATTAAATTTTCATCTAATCGGCTTTAAATTTTATGGTTTAACTTTGAGTTTACTTCAAAGTCCTTTTTACTTCTCTTTCTTCGAAACCTTCAATTACATCTCCTTCTTTAATATCATTATAACCTTTGATGCTGATACCACATTCATATCCTTTCTTCACTTCCTGAACATCATCTTTGAAACGTTTTAATTGATCAATCTCACCTTCGTATTTCACGATACCTTCACGGATCAATCTGATTTTATTATTACGTTTAACATAGCCGTCAGTTACCATACAACCAGCAACAGTACCTATTTTGGATATTTTGAATATTTCTCTAACTTCAATATTACCGGTGATGATTTCTTCAGTAGTTGGTGCCAACATACCTTCCATCGCATCTTTTAACTCATTAATAGCATCATAGATAATAGAGTATAATCTGATTTCTATTTCTTCATTATCAGCTAATCTTCGCGCATTTTGTGAAGGCCTCACTTGGAAACCTAAAATAATAGCATCAGAAGCTGAAGCGAGCAATACATCCGATTCTGAAATTGGACCCACTGCTTTATGGATTATGTTCACCTGAATTTCCTCAGTAGATAGCTTCAGTAGGGAATCGGATAAGGCTTCAATAGAACCATCCACATCACCTTTGATGATTACATTTAATTCCTTAAATGAACCAATTGCCAATCTACGACCAATCTCATCAAGCGTAATATGCTTCTTAGTTCGCATACTTTGCTCTCTCTGGATTTGCTCTCTTTTGTTAGCAATATCTCTTGCTTCACGATCGCTGTCCATTACATTAAAACGATCTCCTGCTTGCGGTGCTCCATCCAAACCTAGCATAAGCACAGGAGTAGAAGGACCTGCCTCACTAACTTTCTGTCCTTTGTGGTCAAACATGGCTTTCACTTTACCATAATGAGCACCAGCCAACAATACATCACCAACTTTCAATGTACCTGCCTGCACCATAATAGTGGTAACATACCCTCTACCTTTATCAAGTTCAGCTTCAACAACTGTACCTACAGCAGATTTTTTAGCATTTGCTTTTAGCTCCAATACTTCTGCTTCTAATAATACTTTTTCAAGTAAGTCTTCCACACCTGCACCAGTTTTTGCCGATACTTCTTGGCACTGATATTTACCACCCCAGTCTTCTACTAGAATGTTTATGGCCGATAATTGTTCTTTAATCTTATCAGGATTGGAATTCGGCTTATCCACTTTATTGATGGCAATCACCATTGGAACTCCTGCAACCTGTGCGTGATTGATTGCTTCTTTTGTTTGAGGCATCACGGCATCGTCTGCTGCAATTACAATAATTGCAACATCAGTGATTTTAGCACCTCTTGCCCGCATCGCTGTAAATGCCTCGTGACCTGGCGTATCCAAGAAGGCTACTTTTTTGCCAGACTCAGTCATCACATCATAAGCACCAATATGCTGAGTTATTCCACCAGCCTCACCAGCAGTTACTTTTGATTCACGAATAAAATCCAATAGTGAAGTTTTACCGTGGTCAACGTGACCCATAATCGTAACAATAGGGGCTCTATCTTTTAAATCTTCAGGAGCATCTTGTTCTTCAATTACCTCAGTTTCATCATCTGCTTCAGTGAATTTCACATCAAAGCCAAACTCATCTGCAATAATGGTAATTGTTTCAGCATCTAACCGTTGGTTAATGGATGCGAAAATTCCCAGATTCATACATTTAGCAATCACATCATTTACGCTTACATCCATTAAAGATGCTAAGTCATTAGCTGAAATAAATTCAGTTGTTTTTAACAACTTGGAATCTTGTTCTTGCTGTTGCAAGTCATCTTCTCTTTTATCAGCCTGAGTTTGACGCTTTTCTTTTCTATATTTTGAGCGATTACCACTAGCACCTGGCGTTTTGCCGCTCAAGCGGGCCATGGTTTGTTTGATTTGCTCTTGAATTTCCTTTTCAGTAGGCTCGGCTTTTTCTACTCTTCCTTTTCTACCTCTGTTTCTATCATTTCCTCCACCTCTATTTGGTCCTTGCTGACCTGGTCCTCTACTTTGACCCGGTGTACCTCCAGGCTTTGAATCTTGAGGTTTGCCTGCAATCCTTTTTCTTGGTCGTTTTCCTCTTCTTGCTTCTTTTTTATCATCAGATGAAGCAACCGGTTTAACACCTTTCTTTCCTTTTCTTTCCTTTTCTTTAGGTAAATCAATCTTACCTAAAACGGTCAATCCTTTCAAAGAATCTGCTCTTGCAGCAATAGTAGAATCTGCTGGTTTTTCTTCTTTTAAAGGAAGTTTCTCAGCTTTCTTCTCCTCATCTGATTTTTCAGCTTTCGGTGCTTCCTCTTTCTTCGGTTCAGCTTTAGCTTTTTCCTCCGTCTTCTCTTCTTCTTTTGGTTTTTCAGCCTTAGGAGCTTCCTCTTTTTTGGCTTCTACATTGCCTTCTTTAGGCTTGGCAGCCTCGTCTTTTTTCTCTTCTTTCTCCTCAACTTTCCCCTTTGGCGCTTCTTCAGCTTTTTTCTTTTCCGCTACAGGTTCTTCTTCTTTTTTAGATTGATCTGCGGGTTTTGGAGAATCTTGCTTCTTCCCTTTCTTGTGTTCGTCTAAATCAATTTTTCCTAAAACTTTAGGTCCAGATAATTTGGCGCTTTCAGACTTATAGACGTCATCCTTTGTTTCTTCTTTTTTGCTAGAAGTATCTTCCTCTGTTTTCTTCTGTTCAGAAGAGGGTTTTTCTTTAGACTCACCTGCATTTTTAATCAGGACTTTATCTTCATCGTCATTTCTGTCATCAGCATTGTCAGCATCAGAATCGATGACTACATTGCTATTATGCTTTTTACCAATAGACAGGCTGGATGCTTCCTCCTTCTCTTGAGCAGAGGAGGCAAACTCTTTAGCGAGCATTCCAAATTGCTCTTCTGAAATTTTTGAGTTTGGTTTACTATCAACCTCATAACCTTTTTTACCCAAGAATTCCGTGATTGTAGATAAACCTACATTCAATTTTCTTGCCGCAAGGCTGAGTCGCATCATTTTTTCTTCTGACATAAATGCTTTGTATTCTCCTAAAAAATTATTGAACCTGAGTAATAAAAATGATTACTCAAATTCCTGACTGAATATTTTAAATATTTCGTCAATTGTTTCTTCTTCTAAGTCAGTCATTCTAACCAACTCTTCTCTTCCTAATTCCAACACTCTTTTGGCAGTGTCAAGACCTACTTTCTTCAATTCTTCAATAACCCAATCTTCCAGTACGTCATTGAATTCATCAATCAACACATCTTCCTCTTCAGCATCAGTTAATTCACGGAATACATCTATTTCCATGCCTACTAATTTACTTGCCAATTTGATGTTTTGACCTCCCTTACCAATTGCTAAAGAGACCTGATCAGGCTTCAAATATACAGAAACTCGTTTATTCTCTTCATCAATTTTCATAGAACTTAATTTTGCAGGGCTCAAAGCACGCTGAATATAAAGCTCCATGTTTTCAGTAAAATTAATTACGTCAATATTTTCGTTTTGCAATTCACGAACTATACTGTGAATTCTGGATCCTTTCATTCCCACACAAGCACCAACGGGATCAATTCTATCATCATAAGATTCAACTGCAACTTTCGCCCGTTCTCCCGGCTCCCTTACAATTTTCTTAATATTGATGATTTCATCATAAATTTCAGGTACTTCTTGCTCAAACAAACGCTCTAAGAAGACAGGTGATGTTCTCGAAAGTACAATTTTTGGATTGCCATTCTGCATCTCTACCCTATGAACTACAGCGCGAACTGAATCACCTTTTCTAAATCTATCTTTAGGAATTTGCTCTGACTTCAGCAATACAAGCTCATTTCCTTCTGCATCCGTCAGTAATATCTCGCGACTGAGAATTTGGTAGACTTCACCTGTGATTATTTCACCAACAAGCTCACTGTATTTATTGAATAAAATATCCTTCTCAAGGTCTTTTACCTTTTGAATTAAAGTTTGACGAGCAGTAGTCACCGCTCTTCTGCCGAAATGCTCTAATTCTACCTCTTCGGCAACTTCTTCACCGATTTCGAAATCAGGCTCAATTTTCCTAGCTTCAGTCAAACTGATCTTATCATGATCCCAAATATCCTCTGAATTATCATCCACAATTTCGCGGAAACGCCAGATCTCAAGGTCACCCTTGTCTGCGTTTATAATAATATCAAAGTTATCGTCCGTTTCGTATTTTTTACGAATCATGGTTTTAAACACATCCTCCAGGATGCGAATCATGGTTGGACGGTCGATATTTTTTTGCCTTGCAAAATCGGCAAACGATTCTATTAGATTTAATGTGTCCATGTTACTTAAATGAAACCAAGACTTTTGTTTTGTCTATATTTTCGAAGGAAACTTTCGTTTCTTCCAACTTTATTTTCTTTTTACCTTTTTCCTTTATTTCCTGATTTACAAGAATAAAGTCATCTTTTGCTTCCAAAAGTTCTCCTCGAATGGATTTTCCATCTGTAGTATCCACCTTAACTTTCCGACCAATATTTTTTAAATATTGCCTTTGATTAGCTAAGGGATGATCCAATCCCGGTGAAGAAACCTCCAATACATAAGCTTTCTCCAACAGCTCGTCTTCCTCCATTCGATGTGCCAATTGACGGCTTACACTAGCGCAGTAGTCAATTGAAATACCATTATCTCCGTCAAGTAGTACAACAATTTTCAATTTATCGTTTCCACTAATCACAATATCCACAATAAAATATTCTGGCTCTGCAATTATTTCTTCTAAATAAGCTCTTACTTTATCCTCTAAACCTATCATCCTACGATAAAAAAGAGGGGACTTAAAAGCCCCCTCGTCACCTTGTTTTACTAACTTTGTTGCAAATTTAGAGTAAATAATTGAGCAAAACAAATACTCTTGCTGAACAGATTTACATATTATTAGTATGTAACACAAAATTCAATCATGTTTTTGTGCCTAAAAAGAGAATCTTATTTATAATTTTGCCTTATGGACAAGGAATTAAAGATACAAAACTCGCTGACTAGACAGAAGGAAATCTTCAAACCCATCAATCCTCCCTTTGTAGGGATGTACGTTTGTGGCCCTACGGTTTATAGTGATGCCCATATGGGAAATGTAAGAACATTTATGAGTTTTGATGTCATGAATCGTTATTTACGTCATTTAGGGTATAAGGTGCGCTATGTTAGAAACATCACTGATGTAGGGCATTTAGTAGATGATGCGGATGATGGTGAGGATAAAATCGGTAAAAAAGCCAAGCTCGAGAATGTAGAACCTATGGAAATTGTCCAAAGATATGCCAATGGGTTTCACAGGGTGATGGATTTATTTAACATTTTGGAACCAGATATTGAACCCACAGCTACAGGACACATAGTTGAACAGATCGAAATCAATAAAAAGCTATTGGAAAATGGCTGGGCATATGAAAAAAATGGCTCAATCTATTTTGATGTGTCCAAGTACAATGAGGCCCACGAATATGGAGTGTTAAGTGGAAGAAAAATTGAAGACTTACAAAGCAACACTAGAACGCTGGATGGACAGGATGACAAAAAGAATCCACTTGACTTTGCTTTATGGAAAAAAGCTTCGGATGATCATATCATGCGATGGCCTTCACCCTGGAGTGATGGTTTTCCAGGTTGGCATTTAGAATGTACGGTGATGAGTACCAAATATTTAGGAGAAACCTTCGACATCCACGGAGGCGGAATGGATTTGAAATTCCCTCATCATGAATGTGAAATTGCACAATCTGTGGGTGCAAATGGCAAAAAGCCAGTAAACTACTGGATTCACACCAATATGCTGACGGTCAACGGTCAAAAAATGAGTAAATCTTTAGGGAACTCATTCTTGCCTACTCAATTGGTAACGGGAGATCATAAAATGCTCGAGCAGGGGTATACACCTATGACGGTTCGGTTTTTCATGATGCAGACCCACTACTCTAGCACTTTGGATTTTAGTAATGAGGCCTTGAAAGCAGCGCAAAAAGGTTATAGAAGGCTGGCAAATGGTTTAAAGATCGTTAAAAGCCTTAGCTTTCAAAATGATGAGGGTAAGAAAAACGATCAAGTAATCAGTCAGATAGACCAAGCTTGTGAAGGTTGCTATAAATCAATGAATGATGATTTTAACACTGCAAAAACTATTGCACAGCTTTTTGAATTGTTGAAAAAAATTAATTCTCTGCACACTGGTCAGTTGAAATATGGTGAAGTAGGACAAGATGCATTTGAAAAATTATCCGAGACTTATCAAACATTTATGGAGGAGATCTTGGGCTTAAAGGAAGAGACGCCAACTGCTGTTGATCCAATTATTGATGCATTATTGGAAGTTTACAAAAAAGCCAAAGCAGAAAAGAATTATAAGCAGGTTGATGAGATTAGAGCAATTCTCAAGTCTAATAAATTGATCATAAAGGATTTGAAAACTGGAGTAGATTGGGGATATGAAGAATAATTTCATGAAAACAGAAAAGGCAGCCACTAGCTAGGGGATGCCTTTTCTACTTTTAAACCAAATTGATTTCTATTCAGGTTGAGGGGTAGTTCTTAAGTAAGGCTTTATAATTTTGTGTCCTTTAGGAAATTTAGCCTCAATCTCTTCATCTTTAACTCCCAAACCAATAATTACATCATTTCCAGGGTCCAGTCCGCAGGAGTTGCCACAGGGTATTTTGCTGATAATTGTAAAGAGTCAATTACCCTCAAAATCTCAGCGAAATTCCTACCCGTGCTTGCTGGATATACAATGCTGGCTTTAATTTTTTTATCCGGTCCGATAAAAAACACAGAGCGAACAGTCGCTGTTTCTGATGCGTTTTCGTGAATCATGTCATAAAGATTAGC
This is a stretch of genomic DNA from Marivirga harenae. It encodes these proteins:
- a CDS encoding SgcJ/EcaC family oxidoreductase, with the translated sequence MANSSKIRIFEPEEIPKTFVKAWNLKDAKMLASIFDEDAEFINVTGLWWHDREFIFKAHDYGLIVIFKGSALSLRKLKVKYLSDKIAVVNARIHLEGQTDIEDKKAKARNTIFTFVLHQSEDGKWSCASAQNTDIVPGKETHFIDEGGNMEAVDYQAST
- a CDS encoding SH3 domain-containing protein encodes the protein MKNHYYVFACAILTMGLMSCSGNETKNTEETTVQEEKPVEMVDAVSIWDGISVREEPNSEGKWVSSISLGEKIKLTGHTAVDSSEKNREYVEIRLGDDKQGWVVSDFVEEGTAVTALKDVQVYKRPDLLTKTDNSFKPMDVMALIDTRDEWVEVKGKSQGETWFWSGWVKRTDLSDNEVDIAVAVYAQKAFEIEDEEKRSNAIQEIIENESFISSQFMVDLKNELNKLQTQGDELIDEPIEEVDSVEVDEEVENPEEAISE
- the infB gene encoding translation initiation factor IF-2; amino-acid sequence: MSEEKMMRLSLAARKLNVGLSTITEFLGKKGYEVDSKPNSKISEEQFGMLAKEFASSAQEKEEASSLSIGKKHNSNVVIDSDADNADDRNDDEDKVLIKNAGESKEKPSSEQKKTEEDTSSKKEETKDDVYKSESAKLSGPKVLGKIDLDEHKKGKKQDSPKPADQSKKEEEPVAEKKKAEEAPKGKVEEKEEKKDEAAKPKEGNVEAKKEEAPKAEKPKEEEKTEEKAKAEPKKEEAPKAEKSDEEKKAEKLPLKEEKPADSTIAARADSLKGLTVLGKIDLPKEKERKGKKGVKPVASSDDKKEARRGKRPRKRIAGKPQDSKPGGTPGQSRGPGQQGPNRGGGNDRNRGRKGRVEKAEPTEKEIQEQIKQTMARLSGKTPGASGNRSKYRKEKRQTQADKREDDLQQQEQDSKLLKTTEFISANDLASLMDVSVNDVIAKCMNLGIFASINQRLDAETITIIADEFGFDVKFTEADDETEVIEEQDAPEDLKDRAPIVTIMGHVDHGKTSLLDFIRESKVTAGEAGGITQHIGAYDVMTESGKKVAFLDTPGHEAFTAMRARGAKITDVAIIVIAADDAVMPQTKEAINHAQVAGVPMVIAINKVDKPNSNPDKIKEQLSAINILVEDWGGKYQCQEVSAKTGAGVEDLLEKVLLEAEVLELKANAKKSAVGTVVEAELDKGRGYVTTIMVQAGTLKVGDVLLAGAHYGKVKAMFDHKGQKVSEAGPSTPVLMLGLDGAPQAGDRFNVMDSDREARDIANKREQIQREQSMRTKKHITLDEIGRRLAIGSFKELNVIIKGDVDGSIEALSDSLLKLSTEEIQVNIIHKAVGPISESDVLLASASDAIILGFQVRPSQNARRLADNEEIEIRLYSIIYDAINELKDAMEGMLAPTTEEIITGNIEVREIFKISKIGTVAGCMVTDGYVKRNNKIRLIREGIVKYEGEIDQLKRFKDDVQEVKKGYECGISIKGYNDIKEGDVIEGFEEREVKRTLK
- the nusA gene encoding transcription termination factor NusA, whose translation is MDTLNLIESFADFARQKNIDRPTMIRILEDVFKTMIRKKYETDDNFDIIINADKGDLEIWRFREIVDDNSEDIWDHDKISLTEARKIEPDFEIGEEVAEEVELEHFGRRAVTTARQTLIQKVKDLEKDILFNKYSELVGEIITGEVYQILSREILLTDAEGNELVLLKSEQIPKDRFRKGDSVRAVVHRVEMQNGNPKIVLSRTSPVFLERLFEQEVPEIYDEIINIKKIVREPGERAKVAVESYDDRIDPVGACVGMKGSRIHSIVRELQNENIDVINFTENMELYIQRALSPAKLSSMKIDEENKRVSVYLKPDQVSLAIGKGGQNIKLASKLVGMEIDVFRELTDAEEEDVLIDEFNDVLEDWVIEELKKVGLDTAKRVLELGREELVRMTDLEEETIDEIFKIFSQEFE
- the rimP gene encoding ribosome maturation factor RimP, coding for MIGLEDKVRAYLEEIIAEPEYFIVDIVISGNDKLKIVVLLDGDNGISIDYCASVSRQLAHRMEEDELLEKAYVLEVSSPGLDHPLANQRQYLKNIGRKVKVDTTDGKSIRGELLEAKDDFILVNQEIKEKGKKKIKLEETKVSFENIDKTKVLVSFK
- the cysS gene encoding cysteine--tRNA ligase; the protein is MDKELKIQNSLTRQKEIFKPINPPFVGMYVCGPTVYSDAHMGNVRTFMSFDVMNRYLRHLGYKVRYVRNITDVGHLVDDADDGEDKIGKKAKLENVEPMEIVQRYANGFHRVMDLFNILEPDIEPTATGHIVEQIEINKKLLENGWAYEKNGSIYFDVSKYNEAHEYGVLSGRKIEDLQSNTRTLDGQDDKKNPLDFALWKKASDDHIMRWPSPWSDGFPGWHLECTVMSTKYLGETFDIHGGGMDLKFPHHECEIAQSVGANGKKPVNYWIHTNMLTVNGQKMSKSLGNSFLPTQLVTGDHKMLEQGYTPMTVRFFMMQTHYSSTLDFSNEALKAAQKGYRRLANGLKIVKSLSFQNDEGKKNDQVISQIDQACEGCYKSMNDDFNTAKTIAQLFELLKKINSLHTGQLKYGEVGQDAFEKLSETYQTFMEEILGLKEETPTAVDPIIDALLEVYKKAKAEKNYKQVDEIRAILKSNKLIIKDLKTGVDWGYEE